A region of Natribaculum luteum DNA encodes the following proteins:
- a CDS encoding amino acid ABC transporter ATP-binding protein yields the protein MSRETLRPDDSMWGPTDRISLESITHGFDGTTVFEDVSLAVEPGETVAIIGPSGVGKTTLLRMLALFLRPGDGIVRVDGDDVWALSKRDRLEARRRVGMVFQEANLFDASVRRNVAYGMQVRRRWADRLRRHVERLLGEENRRVIEALELVGLADAVDRNVGSLSGGEAQRVAFARAIAYDPDYLLLDEPTSDLDPRNTAVIEDAVTAARNDGIGVALATHDMNQARRIADRVAVLLDDSIIEVGPTEQVFTDPGDPRARKFIDGELVY from the coding sequence ATGAGCCGGGAAACGCTCCGGCCGGACGACTCGATGTGGGGCCCGACCGACCGGATCAGCCTCGAGTCGATCACGCACGGGTTCGACGGAACGACCGTGTTCGAAGACGTGTCGCTGGCGGTCGAACCCGGCGAAACGGTCGCGATCATCGGCCCCTCCGGAGTGGGAAAGACGACGCTCTTGCGGATGCTCGCGCTGTTTTTGCGCCCCGGCGATGGAATCGTCCGGGTCGACGGCGACGACGTGTGGGCACTGTCCAAACGCGACCGACTCGAGGCCCGCCGTCGCGTCGGAATGGTGTTTCAGGAGGCGAACCTCTTCGACGCGTCCGTCCGTCGGAACGTCGCCTACGGCATGCAGGTGCGGCGTCGCTGGGCCGATCGACTTCGGCGACACGTCGAACGTCTCCTCGGGGAGGAAAACAGGAGAGTCATCGAGGCGCTCGAGCTCGTCGGACTCGCGGACGCGGTCGACCGGAACGTCGGGTCGCTGTCCGGCGGCGAGGCCCAGCGCGTGGCGTTCGCCCGCGCGATCGCGTACGATCCCGACTACCTGCTGCTCGACGAGCCGACGTCGGACCTCGACCCGCGAAACACCGCCGTCATCGAGGACGCCGTGACGGCCGCCAGAAACGACGGCATCGGCGTCGCACTCGCGACACACGACATGAACCAGGCCCGTCGGATCGCCGACCGCGTGGCCGTCTTGCTGGACGACTCGATCATCGAGGTGGGGCCGACCGAGCAGGTGTTCACCGATCCC